ACACTGATAACTGATTTAATAATCTTCTTAATTAATACTCACTTGAGCACCAACAATGCCATTTCCCCCATAGAAATTTTTAGAATACATATGCATGGAACCACCTTTACCTTTTGCATTACCTCCTTTCCTACCAGTTAATTCAGATAGAACACCAACTGGTTCTATTCCCATTAGATAAGTCCATCCATGGGCACGATACGCCGTAATCACAGCATCTTGTGGCCTAAGTGCTGCTTTCATACCAACTGCACATGCTTCCTACCAAAAGCATAGACAcattttattagtaaaaattttTACTGAATAAATCTTGAAATGAGTAAAAGATCCTTACTTGGCCAGAATATAAATGACAGAAACCTCTGACAATTTTTTCCTTATAAAGATTTCCTGCTGCTGTTTCCATACGACGGAttgtgtgtaattttttataaagttCTATAGCTTCGTCCTTAGTAACAGTAACACGGGTGGGTGGACCACTCTCCAGTTTATGTAATCGAAAAGGTTTGGTTTCAAATGTAGCCTCCGTagcataattattttttttgttgaaaaaataAGACACCACCTACAAATGCACAAATCTTTAAATACTCTATATTCAACTTCTTACAACACAGTTTTAAATTCGTGTCATGatcttttataatttacaaatatgtgcaaaaaaaaaataaaacaaaaggaTGCAACATAAAGCTAATCCAAATCTAAAGTCTCAAAGTAACAAGCAAAGTCACGTAAAATTTTGATAACGCGTAACCTCCTCTCAGCGATTCTAATCTAATTGTATCAAATAAGAAAAGGATGAACTCATGGAATATATtaaagataaaaagaaagagaagcaacagaaattcagcACGGTGCAATCCGTGAAGTATGGGAACATTAGTGGTAACAAACACATcggtaaatttttacaaataattaccTCATTCCAGCTCCCAAACTGGCAAGACACCAGgagatataaaaaaagaaagatcaaaCTATCAATTGTAAGACTCGACCAACGATTACGATTAGAAATTATAACAAGACCCTGGCATGGAACGTGTTGGTAAGTAGCTAGCTAGAGGTCATTTGTGGTTCGTTGGATTATATACTTACGTTTCGTTTTGACGTTTGCACGCCTATGTTTCTGATACAGTTAGGTatcattttaaaaaaaaatgtcttcTTTGATCGAAATCGATATCGAATAAGtgaaagaacaaagaatcgaagcTAAAACACAAAATGGATCCGACGAGGACGGCTCATTCGTTTGGCGCGGACAGTATCGTAAGATCTGGTTCGTAAACGTCACAAGTTCGGTCGTATCCCCTCCACtagaatcgttaaaaaaatgttcaacgatGTGACGTAATAAGTCGTTCACAACGAAAAAGATAAATTTGGAAAGAAACTTAAAAATTACACATTGTACTTagataaattacatttttgtcTGTCAAAAAGTTTAATatcgaaatgtaaaataatttcatggTATACTGATTGATTAAATTCACGTGTCATATCAGTATTTAATGCCAGTATTTGGGTTTTCATATGATCAAATTGGACAAACCATAAATAGATTAACTAAAATTTACTTAATAAATAATCTtctaatttagaaatttgtttctgTAGACACGAAAATTTTGCTGTTGGCTCACAGAAAATAGTATGTGTACATTTATAAAAGCGTTCTTTCAAGGTAACCTTCGCGATTAAGAATAGTTCGTCAAATCAGCTGATTCTAACGATCAAACACGTGTGTGTTATGAAACAAGTTTGTATATTTGACTCGATTTtatagaatgaaaaataaaacataacctgcagaaatttttattactaatgtaaaatatatggaATCTCGTTCAGATATAAATTTAGCACAGACAAGAATTTTGTATAGATAAGAACTTGAAGGTCCACGTGTTTATCAGAAAGCGCGAATTTTTATCAGCACAATGCTGCCGCACAGTGGACATTTCTGAAAGTTAAAAGCCCGtacaaaaaatttcaaattaaatttggaATTGATTTAATACTAAAATTACACAATGTTACATGAGATTTTTGacacaaatttaattaataaaacttGTATGTATTCACTggtaaaaaaaacaattatttcttttattggTACAAGACATTCTTATTTATACCGAATTTTGTACGATGGTAGCATTTATGATACACGGTGGTGTGAATTGCACGTAACGTatcgtatttttaatattgataTACGTTGAGGAAATGGTGACGGCAATACCGAACAGTACAATCAAGTAACCGAACCAATCGTTCCATCTTTGAAAAGTGCAATCTATAATTGACTTTGAGATCGGCTCTTCGGAAATTGCAATTCTTCTATGGGTTTTAAAAGGACGACTAGCGTCTACGAGTATTGGTCTACTATCGTGATTTCTTCTCATCATTAAATATTCTTCATTGACTCCTCCAATGTCCGAGACATCATTTTCATAGTCCACAACTTCATCGAATTCATCATCCTGGTCGTCATAATAAACGTACGAATATCGATTGTACTCGGTTTTAGGTATGCCTAAAACACCATAATAGACTGATCTTGAATGAATTCTTGGATCGATTATCATACTTCCACCAGTGCTCCAACGTCTCTCAGAGCCTGAATACACTTCCGGAGTTAATATTCGCGTAGATCTCAATTTCAGAGCAATAGCTTTTGAATATATCAGCGGTGGAAGCACGAAGACCAATGGACCAGTCAAAGATCCTCCAATTAAAGCCATTACAATGTCAAATCTTGGTACAGATTCTCCTACAGCTACACCAAGAAAAACAACGGCTGACCGTATCGCGCATCTTTTCCATCCAAAAgctattacaaaaatatttatgttacaACATATTTTTTGACATTAATCTGTgattatattacaatttattgtCATGAAGTTCTTACATCTTTGGATATTCCACTGGTCCTCTAGATCCTGGAACAAAGCAGAATGACCTATAGCGCTTGACAGGCAGAGTTGAAGAGCAGCAAGTAGAATAGCTGCACTCATAATGAAATTCCCTGGAACCACTTGTAGAACATTAGCTGTTGTACTGCCACCATATTTCCAGGCAGCCAAGCCAGCAGTGATGGCAAACAATGAACCGCTTACTACAATTAATGATATTGATTATTATTGGGATAAATGATAAAACAAAAAGTGGAATGAATTTTATGCAACTGTTTCAATCACATTATTACCTAAGAAAGAAATGACAACAGCTTTATTGATGTCTTGGGAACGACGCATATCAACTTGTACAGTCATTAATGTTGGATGTACATCGAATTGGAATGCTAGCATGCCATATCTGAAAAGTTAATTGTCTCTAAATATCAATTGAACATAAAATTAAAAGGTAATTGGTATTAATTGTAAATAACACTTTTATAAAACTTACCCAGAAATAAATTTGTCCCAGGAAGGAGAAGTGGGCACTGGTATTACATTGAGCTCTTGATCATCAGCAATTATACACCACCATATTAATATTGCTGTCAGTATGACCAGTGTGCAAGAAAACGACACCAACAATCTACAAGTATTCATGAAATGCACAGTGGACCATGGAAATATATATACTACCCACTGTATATAATTGTATACATAgttatgaaatataattttcatgaaATTAATAGAAAAGATATTGGTTTACTTCATGTCACGTGGACTACCAAGCCACATAATTGGGCACAAAAGTACACCCACAACCAAAAGCCAATAGCAGAAAGATAGATCAAATCGTTGTCCTGATATTTTTAGTCCAAACAATTGTAAATTCTGTGATGCTGAaatttattgataatatttatGATTAATCTAAATTTAATTAACTATATTATTAATGAACTATATATATTAAGAACATACCAACAAGCAAATTAGGTATACTGCAACCAAAAACAGTAAGATCTAGAATTATAGTGACTAAGGTCCTTGCCCGGGGACCTAATGTTAATTCAGTCACAGCAGCAAGTGGATGTCTACAAGATAATTGGGATAAAATCCACTCATGTatcaaaaaatacaaatgcaatcTTACCGATTTTTCCGCGAAATTTGCGGATCGAGAGTCGTTGCAATTATCCATGACTTTCCGAGAAGTACAGCTGTGTAAATTTGTAAACCCAATACAACGAGAACTAGGGGAATCCCGTATAAACCTAAAATCATGTAGCATGCGCTTTTGTTTCCATTCACTTTAATCATTTAGAAAAATCCTATTCACGAACGTATATTAATTACGAAAATATAGATCATGGCAATGCGTGTAGCTTTATGACTTGGACGTATCGAATAACAAATTCCTTTAACAAGTTAACCAACTTTATTTCCTTCAAATAATCAACTATTTCACACAGCATCTCACGCATTCTTTGCATAAACCTTTTTGACAATAATCGCTGAATAGTAAATACAAGTCAATTATATAGATGGattcaatttgaataaaaatatttcgcaaaatgAAGTTACATTATACCTACAATtgactgtatatatatatattatatatatattaatattgtgTCTTACAAAATAGTCGACATCCATCAGGCTGATGTTTACGTCTGTGCGTCATAAAAGAAGGTATACGATACTTAATAAAGCTATTCACAAAAGTGTTAACACGTttcattaaaaacaaaaataaaagtagACGAACATTTCGtcgaatatttatcatttttattttggaTCAGTGGTTTTGGAAACGGATAAGGTAAAAAGAGAAACTTACCGCATTGCACGATCGCGCGTGGCAACGCAATGATCGGGAAAACGCCGAAGATGTCAATAACACATAACGTGGCGAACAGAAGCGACAAATTTGAATTAGCGTCTCTGAAAAGCAGTGGTAGTCTCTCGCGATTCATGACGAGAAATAATTCGTACTGTTCGACATCAACGCGGAACTTGAACCGGTTTGGTGTGTGGTGGTGAAAAACCACGCAAAGTGTAACTTGATACTCTATCGAACGCAAATGGCGTAACTAGATACGATGAGAGCAACGAAAGAAGACCCACAACGGGTGCTCGTGCCGTCTTCTTAAATACATGGCCATGTATCGGGCGAACATAATACGGACATGTCTGAATCTaccaaattgaaatttaattataaatacgtaacaaaaatatttgcaatgaATGGCAGTCATATTTTCTGTTTGTTGCCCAGATTTAAAAATCAAACAGTCGATCTGTGTGGAACGTAATTGTGAGGAGATTTACACACACAACCGTGCGTCGACTTCTGCTCACCCCGAATAGTCTGGAATATTCTTTGAAACGAAGCGTTCAATCATTCTTCTTCTTCAATATAGAAGAAATACAATTTCCTCCAACCTACGGTCATATAGGTGACAAATAtgacaattataaaaattgtgcataaatttatatactaaatatatatttacgggCTTAGAACATTCAAAATCGCAGCAGCGGTAATTACAACTTATCGCACTTATACCTAATCCATAATAAATGTTTAACATTAAAGATCCATAcagatatacgtaatacttctTAATCGTCTGTCTCGTAGGCTGGCGACGCCGGTGAGTAGGTAGGACTCGTCGGCGAGTATCCAGGCACTGGTGGAGAATACGTTGGACTCGTTGGCGAATAACTAGGACTGGTCGGTGTGTACGTGGGACTGGTGGGAGAGTACTTCGTACTTGACGGTGAGTACTGAGGACTCGTGGGCGAATACGTTGGACTAGTGGGAGAGTAGTTTGGACTACTGGGCGAGTATCTTGTGCTCCCCGAAGCTGTGTGTTGGGGTGAACTTGGCGAGTATGATGGACTCGTCGGTGAATAGGTTGGACTCGTAGGTGAATACGTTGGACTGGCTGGTGTGTACTGTGGCGAGGTTCCAGCAAAGGATGGTGATGTAGGCGAGTAGCTTGGACTTGTTGGGGAATATTTTGGACTACTCGGTGAATAACTGGGACTAGCAGGTGAATATTGTGGTGAACTCGGTGAGTAACTGGGACTCGTAGGAGAGTAAGATGGCGAGGGTGGTGTATACTTTGGTGAACTGGGAGAGTAGCTTGGGCTCGTTGGCGAGTAACTAGGACTCGTTGGCGAATAACTTGGCGATGTTGGTGAGTACGAAGGACTTGGTGAATAGCTCGGCGAGGTTGGTGAATAACTGGGACTCGTTGGCGAGTAGCTAGGCGACGTTGGCGAGTACGATGGACTCGGTGAATAACTCGGTGACGTTGGTGAGTAACTAGGCGACGTTGGAGAATAACTGGGACTCGTTGGTGAATAGCTTGGTGATGTTGTGTAACTTGGTGACGTCGGCGAATAACTTGGCGATGTAGGCGAATACCTAGGCGATGTTGGAGAGTAATTCGGACTTGTCGGCGAGTAATTTGGACTGGTGGGCGAGTAAGTCGGACTCGTGGGTGAGTAGTTAGGACTCGACGGTGTCATACTCGGCGATGTTGGCAAATAGGCGGGAGATGTAGGTGAATAACTGGGTGAAGCACCACCCGCTGGTGACATGGGGTATGGACTCATACTGGGTCCTGGACTTCCTGGACTTCCCGGTTGTGGTGAATACGCAGAATATGCGGGTGAAAGTCCTGAAGCATCCGATGCTCCTGATGGCGAGAAGCATGCACCTCCTGGTGTCATACCACTACCCAGTGCtatgaaaaaaattgtgttcaTTACTATTATGTtactgaaagaattttattattattataatattatacagcATGTTCATACCAGGTGACATGCTAGAAGCGCCATAGCCAGGAGTAGCGCCCATCCAAGGTGTCATTTGAGGACTCATACTTGGTGTAGCGACGCTACCAAAGAACATTCCAGCGCTTCCCATCATACCAGCTCCTACTGCCATGGGTATTTCAATACCAGCTTTACATTTCTCGGCGTCCAATAACAAATCAAAACATCCTGAAGGATAATATTAAGTACACATGTTAACTTAATTAAATTGGTAATCTGTTTACTAAATTCAAATATACCAAATGATGGAAACAATACCTGTTCCTATGCGTGGCAGTTGTCCCATAATAATGTTTTCGGATACTCCTCTCATTGGATCAACTTCTGCATGAGATGCTGCATCCAATAAGACGTCTACTGTTTCTTCAAAAGAACATCTAAATCGAGATTAAAGATTATATATCAaattatatgtaatataatagtattatatacaatattccAATAATTAAAGTGTAGGTATATTACATTTTTGATTTTCTAATAACTTACCTCATAAGGGCGCCAGTGTCCTGTCTGTTAATTCCATGACGAGTTATAGCCATTAAGTGTCCTTTGGCAGTCATCACGTCACAAAGCAAAGCAAGGTGACGGTAATTTACGTAAAGACCATAGAATTGCAATACAGCgttcatttctttttctactGATTTTCTCACAGCTTCAATACCTAACACTTGGAATATTTCACAAATATCGTTACTGAACGTCCGAACAGGGTCTACGTCTCTTTCACTTAGTACTTTCATTAAACTTGTTCCGTCCGTTTCCAATAACCATTCTGCTATTGCTTTGAATTCACCAGTTTCTGTGATAACGATGCGCTTCTTAGAATCAGTTTGTGGTAAATGCATATATACTTTCCCTATGGCTTCGATACCCTACAACAATTAAACGATATTTGTAAATACAATGAATCTCGTATTTGTCATATcttgtaattaaattaattaatgcaTACTTGTAACGTCATGTCACTCAGCATATTCGCCTCGATACATCGAAGGAACATATCGTCTTCCATTTTATCTACAGTCTCTTCCACGGTGTCTTGGAATTTGTTATCGTCGCTATTCATAATCCTAATTCGTAACACTAATTTTTCGGCATTATCGTCATTAAAAATGCAGTTCAAATCGTCTCCAAAACCAGCGTTAATCTTTTCTGCGATTTGTTCCATAGTTAACTTTTTGTCAGTCATTCTTTTTCGATCTAACTCAATACGAAGTAACCACGGTGATATTTTAGTCGGATCGAAATCAGGCATTTCGTAATAAACATTAACAAATTCTTGATCTTCTGCTATTACAGTATTCTGTGGATCTGGATCGTAATAAATTGCGGTATTTGCCGTAACCTTTCTTAATGTAGTATGTTCCAGTCGACAAAGtacattttttgctttctctgcGTCCCTTGCCGCAGCTCCTGTCAAGAACACTGTCAATGATGGAGCCTTCGGTTTCTTACTGatgtttataatttcttttagcCTAGGTACACCGAGAGTTACGTTCTTCGATGATACACCGGCAAAGTGGAAAGTGTTCAGGGTCATCTGAGTGGCAGGTTCACCAAGTGATTGAGCAGCCAAAGCACCTACCATCTCACCAGGTGATAcctaaaatatacattttaaaaatagtATGTCTAACAGTTTTATACTTAAACTGATACATATAATTTATCCTCTACAAACCTGTGCTTGTTGGAATCTTGTTTCAATTTCTCCAATAAGCCATTCAAAAGCTTCACTAGATAATCTAAATTCTTCAGAAACACATTTTGTACATAAAGTAGATCTCACTAAACATTGGAATAATAGTGTGGCGTTTTCATTTGCCTGTTTGCTGAGTCTATCATCACCAGCCACAATGATACATTTCTCCAGGAGATCCTTTACACCTGTAAACCAAAATTTTTAGTATAGACCCTACTGATAAtatcaattatttatatttttaatgaaattatagTTTTGTTCACCTTGTATAACCCTCATTGGACTAAGATCAGTGGGTGCTCGTTTATTAATGTGGAAAATCTTTTGCACATTCCAAATCATTCTTTGCAAATTACATGGTAATACAACTTTTGATTCACCACTGGGGAATATCTCTCTGAGCACTGCACGATCCTTATTCAATTGTTCCCATTCCCTTTCTAGTTCAGAAATCACTTCACCAGATCCCATCATTTCTCTGACAATATCTTCATTGAAGATGCGACGAAGAtagcgttcgttcgttggatcgaacttaaatttcttttcaaatgcTTTGTTGCTTAACTTAATAGTAGGTAAATTTTGGAATTCGACAGTTTCACCACATAAACCGTCCTCACCATAACGTAACTGAATCAGTTGTCCCACAGAGTTTCTAACTGTTCCATCATAATGTACCATTACAGATTCCATAGCCTTTATCAAACGACGCTGAATGTATCCAGTTTCTGCAGTTTTTACGGCAGTATCAATAAGACCCTCACGACCTCCCATAGCGTGAAAATAAAACTCGGATGGAGTCAAACCGGCAAGGTACGAGTTCTCGACGAATCCTCTGGACTCAGGACCATAATCGTCTTTGATGAAATGCGGTAGTGTTCTTTTACGGAAACCAAACGGAATACGTTTACCTTCGACGTTCTGTTGACCCACACAAGCAATAACCTGAGAAATGTTAATATTGGATCCCTTTGATCCTGATACTACCATAGCCTTTAGATTATTATATTCGGTTAAAGATTTCTTAGCAGAACCACCAGTTTTGTCACGAGCGTCGTTCAAAATCCTATTTACttgattttcgaaagtctgcctCAAAGTGTTACCAGGAGTGGGTTCCAGCTCCATATTGTGAGCTTTTTGAATGACCTCTATTACATCCTCTTTGGCCTTTTTGATTGCTTTTTGAATCTCTAAATAAGTCTGTGGATCAGCAATAGTATCTCCAATACCAATGGAGTGACCTTCTAGCAATAACCAATTAT
The Ptiloglossa arizonensis isolate GNS036 chromosome 3, iyPtiAriz1_principal, whole genome shotgun sequence genome window above contains:
- the Mah gene encoding solute carrier family member mahogany isoform X2, translated to MTHRRKHQPDGCRLFCLYGIPLVLVVLGLQIYTAVLLGKSWIIATTLDPQISRKNRHPLAAVTELTLGPRARTLVTIILDLTVFGCSIPNLLVASQNLQLFGLKISGQRFDLSFCYWLLVVGVLLCPIMWLGSPRDMKLLVSFSCTLVILTAILIWWCIIADDQELNVIPVPTSPSWDKFISGYGMLAFQFDVHPTLMTVQVDMRRSQDINKAVVISFLVSGSLFAITAGLAAWKYGGSTTANVLQVVPGNFIMSAAILLAALQLCLSSAIGHSALFQDLEDQWNIQRSFGWKRCAIRSAVVFLGVAVGESVPRFDIVMALIGGSLTGPLVFVLPPLIYSKAIALKLRSTRILTPEVYSGSERRWSTGGSMIIDPRIHSRSVYYGVLGIPKTEYNRYSYVYYDDQDDEFDEVVDYENDVSDIGGVNEEYLMMRRNHDSRPILVDASRPFKTHRRIAISEEPISKSIIDCTFQRWNDWFGYLIVLFGIAVTISSTYINIKNTIRYVQFTPPCIINATIVQNSV
- the Mah gene encoding solute carrier family member mahogany isoform X1; translation: MNRERLPLLFRDANSNLSLLFATLCVIDIFGVFPIIALPRAIVQCGLYGIPLVLVVLGLQIYTAVLLGKSWIIATTLDPQISRKNRHPLAAVTELTLGPRARTLVTIILDLTVFGCSIPNLLVASQNLQLFGLKISGQRFDLSFCYWLLVVGVLLCPIMWLGSPRDMKLLVSFSCTLVILTAILIWWCIIADDQELNVIPVPTSPSWDKFISGYGMLAFQFDVHPTLMTVQVDMRRSQDINKAVVISFLVSGSLFAITAGLAAWKYGGSTTANVLQVVPGNFIMSAAILLAALQLCLSSAIGHSALFQDLEDQWNIQRSFGWKRCAIRSAVVFLGVAVGESVPRFDIVMALIGGSLTGPLVFVLPPLIYSKAIALKLRSTRILTPEVYSGSERRWSTGGSMIIDPRIHSRSVYYGVLGIPKTEYNRYSYVYYDDQDDEFDEVVDYENDVSDIGGVNEEYLMMRRNHDSRPILVDASRPFKTHRRIAISEEPISKSIIDCTFQRWNDWFGYLIVLFGIAVTISSTYINIKNTIRYVQFTPPCIINATIVQNSV
- the Rpii215 gene encoding RNA polymerase II subunit RpII215 — encoded protein: MATSDSKAPLRTVKRVQFGILSPDEIRRMSVTDGGIRFPETMEGGRPKLGGLMDPRQGVIDRNSRCQTCAGNMTECPGHFGHIDLAKPVFHVGFITKTIKILRCVCFYCSKLLVSPHNPKIKEIVMKTKGQPRKRLTFVYDLCKSKNICEGGDEMDINKESPEQQPTDRKPGHGGCGRYQPNLRRSGLDVTAEWKHVNEDSQEKKIALTAERAWEILKHITDEESFILGMDPKFARPDWMVVTVLPVPPLSVRPAVIMYGSAKNQDDLTHKLADIIKANNELIRNEQAGAAAHVISENIKMLQFHVATLVDNDMPGMPRAMQKSGKPLKAIKARLKGKEGRIRGNLMGKRVDFSARTVITPDPNLRIDQVGVPRSIAQNLTFPEIVTPFNIDKMQELVRRGNSQYPGAKYIVRDNGERIDLRFHPKPSDLHLQCGYRVERHIRDGDLVIFNRQPTLHKMSMMGHRVKVLPWSTFRMNLSCTSPYNADFDGDEMNLHVPQSMETRAEVENIHVTPRQIITPQANKPVMGIVQDTLTAVRKMTKRDVFIEKEQMMNILMFLPSWDGKMPQPCILKPKPLWTGKQIFSLIIPGNVNMIRTHSTHPDEEDDGPYKWISPGDTKVMVEHGELVMGILCKKTLGTSAGSLLHICMLELGHEVCGRFYGNIQTVINNWLLLEGHSIGIGDTIADPQTYLEIQKAIKKAKEDVIEVIQKAHNMELEPTPGNTLRQTFENQVNRILNDARDKTGGSAKKSLTEYNNLKAMVVSGSKGSNINISQVIACVGQQNVEGKRIPFGFRKRTLPHFIKDDYGPESRGFVENSYLAGLTPSEFYFHAMGGREGLIDTAVKTAETGYIQRRLIKAMESVMVHYDGTVRNSVGQLIQLRYGEDGLCGETVEFQNLPTIKLSNKAFEKKFKFDPTNERYLRRIFNEDIVREMMGSGEVISELEREWEQLNKDRAVLREIFPSGESKVVLPCNLQRMIWNVQKIFHINKRAPTDLSPMRVIQGVKDLLEKCIIVAGDDRLSKQANENATLLFQCLVRSTLCTKCVSEEFRLSSEAFEWLIGEIETRFQQAQVSPGEMVGALAAQSLGEPATQMTLNTFHFAGVSSKNVTLGVPRLKEIINISKKPKAPSLTVFLTGAAARDAEKAKNVLCRLEHTTLRKVTANTAIYYDPDPQNTVIAEDQEFVNVYYEMPDFDPTKISPWLLRIELDRKRMTDKKLTMEQIAEKINAGFGDDLNCIFNDDNAEKLVLRIRIMNSDDNKFQDTVEETVDKMEDDMFLRCIEANMLSDMTLQGIEAIGKVYMHLPQTDSKKRIVITETGEFKAIAEWLLETDGTSLMKVLSERDVDPVRTFSNDICEIFQVLGIEAVRKSVEKEMNAVLQFYGLYVNYRHLALLCDVMTAKGHLMAITRHGINRQDTGALMRCSFEETVDVLLDAASHAEVDPMRGVSENIIMGQLPRIGTGCFDLLLDAEKCKAGIEIPMAVGAGMMGSAGMFFGSVATPSMSPQMTPWMGATPGYGASSMSPALGSGMTPGGACFSPSGASDASGLSPAYSAYSPQPGSPGSPGPSMSPYPMSPAGGASPSYSPTSPAYLPTSPSMTPSSPNYSPTSPTYSPTSPNYSPTSPNYSPTSPRYSPTSPSYSPTSPSYTTSPSYSPTSPSYSPTSPSYSPTSPSYSPSPSYSPTSPSYSPTSPSYSPTSPSYSPSPSYSPTSPSYSPTSPSYSPTSPSYSPSSPKYTPPSPSYSPTSPSYSPSSPQYSPASPSYSPSSPKYSPTSPSYSPTSPSFAGTSPQYTPASPTYSPTSPTYSPTSPSYSPSSPQHTASGSTRYSPSSPNYSPTSPTYSPTSPQYSPSSTKYSPTSPTYTPTSPSYSPTSPTYSPPVPGYSPTSPTYSPASPAYETDD